The DNA region ATTTCCCGGAGCGGCCGAATTGTTTTTCGAAGAGTTATAATGTCCATTTTAATACTGTGAATTCTCTTAAGAACATCGGGACTTGTATTTTCTATTAGATTGTATTCTATACGTTCTATATTATCTTCTACATTTTCCATATCTAAAAAATAACTATCAATAATTGTATCTATTATTGAATATAATAAATAGTCAGCACCTCTTATACTTATCTGATTCTCTTTTGTTTTTATTCTTTTAATGATTAAATCGAATATGGGCTCATCATCTTCCTGGAAAGAAATTACAAGATTCTTCCCGAGAATTAAACTAACCTGTTTTGTAACCATTTGATCATTTTCACTGACGTCAAATAACTTCAAAACTATATAAAGATAGTCACTGTAATCTTCTACTTTTGGACGCTGGTTTGTGTTTAATATGTCTTCAAGTACCAGCGGATGTAAATTAAAACATTTACCTATTTTTTTTAAAATTTCTACATTTCCAAACCCATTTATTTTTATCCACTTTATGGTATCTTTGTCTGTAAATTGGGGGCATTCTGCTATTGTTTTTTGGTTGAAAATATCTTTGTTATATTCAATAAAAGTTATTTTGGTGGGTATATTTTTTGCACCTGTGTAAACAAGTGATCCTGGGGGAAGTCCTGCTTTTTTTGACCGTGGTTT from Methanobacterium bryantii includes:
- the corA gene encoding magnesium/cobalt transporter CorA; the encoded protein is MLNLKPRSKKAGLPPGSLVYTGAKNIPTKITFIEYNKDIFNQKTIAECPQFTDKDTIKWIKINGFGNVEILKKIGKCFNLHPLVLEDILNTNQRPKVEDYSDYLYIVLKLFDVSENDQMVTKQVSLILGKNLVISFQEDDEPIFDLIIKRIKTKENQISIRGADYLLYSIIDTIIDSYFLDMENVEDNIERIEYNLIENTSPDVLKRIHSIKMDIITLRKTIRPLREMLSTLESSEYFQIEEATDYYLRDVYDHSLQIYEMLESLRDRTSEILDIYLSSTSNKLNEIVRVLTVISTVFVPLTFIVGLYGMNFNNMPELREPLGYPAVLVIMVIVALFMLAYFRRKKWI